Proteins encoded within one genomic window of Cucumis sativus cultivar 9930 chromosome 3, Cucumber_9930_V3, whole genome shotgun sequence:
- the LOC116402420 gene encoding carboxypeptidase Y-like — MSHCRVLLHVDPQSDVGGPQMVIPPPPPHHHLDSDVGGPQMVIPPPPPHHHLDSDVGGPQMVIPPPPPHKLPQSDVGGPQLVIPPPPPHHHLNSDVGGPQMVIPPPPPHKQPQSDVGGPQMVIPPPPPHHHLDSDVGGPQMVIPPPPPHKHPQSDVGGPQLVIPPPPPHHHLDSDIGGLKMIIPLPPPHHHFDSDVGGPQMVIPPPPPHDIHL; from the exons ATGTCACATTGTCGTG TGTTGCTTCATGTTGACCCACAATCTGATGTTGGCGGAcctcaaatggtcattccACCCCCTCCGCCACACCATCATCTTGATTCAGACGTTGGTGGACCACAGATGGTCATTCCACCACCTCCACCACACCATCATCTTGATTCCGATGTTGGCGGCCCTCAAATGGTTATCCCTCCTCCTCCACCGCACAAGCTTCCACAATCCGATGTTGGTGGCCCTCAATTGGTCATTCCACCCCCTCCACCACACCATCATCTTAATTCGGACGTTGGTGgccctcaaatggtcatcccACCACCTCCTCCGCACAAACAACCACAATCTGATGTTGGCGGtcctcaaatggtcattccACCCCCTCCTCCACACCATCATCTTGATTCTGATGTTGGTGGCcctcaaatggtcattccACCACCTCCTCCGCACAAACATCCACAATCTGATGTTGGCGGGCCTCAACTGGTCATCCCACCCCCTCCTCCACACCATCATCTTGATTCTGACATAGGTGGCCTGAAAATGATCATTCCACTCCCTCCACCACACCATCATTTTGATTCTGATGTTGGCGGCCCTCAAATGGTTATTCCCCCTCCTCCACCACATGACATTCACCTTTAA